A region of the Mytilus edulis chromosome 11, xbMytEdul2.2, whole genome shotgun sequence genome:
ATGATATAATTGATGATAGTTAGACTTTTTTGTTACCTTGTCCTTTAATTTATCTTAGtaatttctgatacatatttCCCTAAAATACTTTTATATTGTGGTAACTTTGATGCTGGTATTCTTATTTAATCACAGCAGATATAAGGAACactaaacatttgaaatatttgtgttaaattttgacaaacGTAAAgctatatatacatttttctcTTTGTCTTTTCGCTGAGTACTGGAGATATACTATGCAAATGTTCTTAGGGGACGTATGTGCGAACGGTATTGTCTATTGGTCCTCTGCAAATTGGGCACCTATTGTGTTCATGTTTAAGACGGAAACAACAGTCTTGACATATGGCAAAATGACCACATGGTTGGATCGTAATCTGCAGTGCATTCACAAGGCAAACTTTGCACTGTAGTCTTGGATTTGATGGCGACTCTACTGAGCTCGAAGATGAACACGTAGCTGCAACGTTATTTGATCTTTCAGAAGCATCTGAAGAAATAAAATGTTGTATATCACCTTTTATATATAGACGCCTTTCAAGATTGTTCATTATTCTGTACATTTTCTATGTTCGAAttgatcatttataaaaattaaaactcGAGATTGTTATTTAGCCCTTATCTTGAAGGAATAGTTTTATCTTTTCAATAAGTGCTTGCTCAATATTGTCAATAATACACCAATATTTGCATAGTACTGTGGCTGCTTACATTTGAATTTAGTTGAATTTAATAATATTTcgtcaaatgtgttttttttaaatgtataatgttATACTCTTATCTGAAACTCTTCCCTTGAGTGAACAAAGAGAAACAAcatttaaaagtaataaaaaaaactcattcCAACTTTAACAAATATCACTTCGTTGTAGTGGTCCTTCATTTCATAAGGTTACTTGGTCGTAAACATTTGAACGTTCGCTTCCAGAATAATCAAGTACTGACATAAAAGCAGATTTTGAGTCTAAacgtgtaatatttttttgtagaatatttaaatttgacaaaCCAAAAcaatttcagatttcataaatccTTACTTTCGAATTGGTAGAACTTAATATAAATGTTTATGAACGTCTAAGACAATAATTTGTCTAAACGATTAATTACTTACCATTCATTTCGAAACTCTAAAATGGAATAAGTCACTATGTATATATTGTACGTAGTTTTTAggaaaaaaagataatgaaaGCATCTCTAGAAAAGCTAGAATTAATGTACAGTTAATAACATTTTGTTTCGTTTAGATAATGACATATAAAAATGTcctgttgttttaatattttactatatcaGGCTAGCATGTATTATATAGAAAACGGCTAAGCTAGCGCTTTCAATTACATGCCATTAAGACATGTATGAAATGTTCTTAATTGAACAATTCAGCCTTTTGAAATTGTCAACCTATTTCAATAAAGTTATTGACGGACGAAAAGAAGTGAGATATGAAAAACGGTGTAAAGTaacttaaaacatttgttttttggaAATTGTCCCATCACTCTTAACTACGTTCACAAATGTCACATTTGCGGATGTATCCTTTGATCCAGCGTGAGGttaaataattatcattttatgTAGGGAATATTTACCCTCTCGAACCTGCTTATTCCCTGCAAATAGTGCAAGTGTATAGTGTTTGTCTTATCTGACATTAATATGAATACCAATGCTTTGTAGCTTTTAATAAGCAGTATATAGTAGATTATGTGCAAAAAGGTGGGTATTTTCTAGATACTTTCTTAATTTAGTATGGTAGTCGAAAAGGCTTGATTGTTTTTCGAGATCGCCAATTGTAGAGCACTTGGAACTTGTAAATTACCTCACTACAGCTTCCATATCTCTGGAGCTGTTCACATGATTGTATGCCTTCTTCTATAAGATCCATTATATACGGGCATTCTGGTTGCAGCATAATATGTGTTTTGACAGGATCGTCATCCTTTTGCCATCTTCGATGTATAATTCCACACTCAAAGCAAGCCACGATGTCTGCAAATCCTGTATACAATAACGGAGGTTAAAGCATTTGATACTACATTTCTGTTTAAACTTTGTATAACTGAATTAATGCCATTTTCCAAATAACATTGACTAGATGattgattaaaacatttcattaatTGCATTTTAAGATTTTCGGGTTTGTTTACCTACAAACAGATTTGTTTACAGATTCgacattgatcatgttgatcatGGTTTGGAATTGATTTacttaacatgaaaaaaaaaaaacccaaacatgtGGCATAAGTGCAAATTCGTGTTCATGTGCCACTTAAAACAACTTTCATATGAATCGAaattgaaacatgtgaaataaagaGTTAACAAAAGTATCATTCAATCATTAATTATCTTATATGGAATCATAcctatataaaagagggacgaaagataccaaagggacagtcaaactcattgcAGAAGCGAACCTTTGTAATGCGCAtgtcgacaatacatgtctctatCTGTCTTTGTGTAACCGTTGTTTATGCCTCACATCTCTTGTCTTGTTCATTATTCCGTACATTAATTAATTTCAAAAAGCTGAATTGTTCTCAATTGAacaattagtaaaatatttaaacaacagGACATTTTATATGTCATTATTTAAACGAAACAAAATGTTATATAAGGTGCGACAAGAATCATGTGCAAGATAAATTGATTATGgtaaaaaaacacagaaatacaaacaaCAATTAAATAGCAATCGCAAAGACAAGAGATGTGAGGCATAAACAACGGTTACACAAAGACAGatagagacatgtattgtcgaaatgcgcatctggtgcagaaaaattggtaccttTAATGTTAAtgctaccactgggtcgatacctctgctggtagactgatagtccccgagggtatcacaagcccagtagccagtattCCGGTACTGGCATTAAAATACGGATTTGTTTGTgtataaaatttgctgttacaaaatataaaaaattattgtaaattaaggaatgtatctccctcatgcaaagctctcaTTCCTTTGACGGATTTGGCaatactttttggaatttttggattATAGcccttcatcttttatataagctttggattttacagaaTTTGGCAAcgatcatcactgaagagacatgtattgcatctggtgcagaaaaattggtaccgttaatgatattatatatatatattgacaaatataaagaCTTAGACAAGATCCTTAACGACTGAGTGTCTACATGATCATTACAAAATATCCCAAATacagaaaatatattctaaaaaaaaagaattggatTTAAACGTTATggatgattcttttgtagacgaaacgcgcatctggcgtaaatacaaaatccTGGTATCTACCTGTAAGATGAGTTTATTATCATTATAATAATTGGCTCGGGTTTTCTTATTGGCAGAGGTACAAgatgttgttttataaaatgagTTGATACTCTTGCTTAATATCCTATTTTATCAacacatgtttatattttaaacctGTTCATCCCCGCTTTCAACATGACAATCATTTAATTCGAACGCAGGGTCAAATTTTTGTCGCTTCTGCAGAGAGCTGTTAAAAGTGTATATGCAGCTGCAGTTAATACTACgattaaaatggaaaaaaacaacaaataatagAGTGTATTAGCGACTACTGTTGCAGGTATTGAGACAATTCTACAATTTGAAAAGGTTCTGGTAGTGTTTTATGCAGAATATAAGTCTTTTAGATAATACCAATAACAACATTTACCAAATTATATTCATAGTGACGTCTAACAGACTAATGCTTTTAAACATTTACATGACTTATAATTAGATACGCCAAACATAAATTTTCTCAGGTTGGATCGATTTCAAAATCACTACTTATAGTTTTGTTTCAATTCTGTTAATATAGACAGAGCAATTTACCAATGAAACGCCCTTCGCGACTTAAACTGTGCAAATGTCATTATGATGTTTCGTTAAAAACTATATCACAGAATGGAAATTTAAAGGAATGTGCGGGAtattttctacatgtatatgtgcTAAACTTCTTAGAGTTTAAACGTCAACTATTTCTTTGTGTAGTATAGTTGTGAATTCTGAAAGATTCTTATGTGATCTTTCTTGTGCTATTTcaattttaggattttttttacgTGTTGTCTTTCTATTAGCATAAGAATGTTTGTCAACATGTATGTGTATTTCAATATTTCCTAATAAGAATAGTGCTCTTGCGTGTATTTGTACTGTACTCCTGtcatgttgtgttgtcattttagcggtatattcaacattgccataTAGCGCAAGATTTTGCTagccacaaaacaaggttcaaccaaccacattttcttaaaatgtctcataccaagtcaggtatatggcagttgttCACCAATAtttcgtttctatgtatattgcattgtcgtttgttttatatttaacagcagtgtttctgttgtttctttgttttcctctgATTGTTGaagtgtttccttcggttttagtttgtaacccggatttgtttttttctcaatcgatttatgacttctaaaacattggtatactactgttgcctttatttctaaattctagtcacccccccccccaaaaaaaaccccaacaccAATTGATGTGAAAGATCGACTCACTTTCCTTTTTAAAAAGAGTACATcagaaaacaaattttgaaaaggGCATTTTGACCAATTTTTAATCTTTCAGTCAATTTCCATACTTATCCACCTAGGCAATCAATTAAGATTTGTTCACTTTAAGATCACATAGATTCAGTAGTCATAAGTATACATTCTTTTCAAAAAGCTTCTTAAAAGTACTAGTCTGCATTAGATGTAAGCAAATATACGGATCAATATTGCATTTCCAACATTGGAATAGTCTGAAAATGAACCTGAAGACTGAATTAGACTGACGGAtgtattgtttatactttttagATTATTAGATTTTTGTTGTCCGACTTTTAAGAACGTCATTATAGATGTTATGTAACTTTAAATCAATAACATGTGTTCAAAGGCGAATAACTCGAACTTGactaggtgtcagaccaccaattactccctccaatttagaacgtatgtaaaagtagccctactctgacaaaaaatagtgcttttgatgtccttgtttacttaaactgaccaacaaatttgcagaaattaaacttttggtgaaagagaaatatatctagatcattttgagccaaaatttacttgtctatgagtttgcattaaaaattgaggattaatgcgctccatagtatactaattttatatttccagaaaaccaggtttttgttttgTAGTACCTCTGTTTggaggtcagttattttgttagaaggctttaaaggtatggtgaaaattggcatgtagaaagttgatacatgtacaattagggatatacctggtttctataaAGTTAAAcgtaaggtaaaatatttaggaaactgtgaaaattgcaaaatttggttgaacagatagggatttttaattggtggtctgagaAATGCGGCGAAacccaaaattcagaaaaaaattgattgtttggtcttaactgatcatttaaaataatagtagccatattttaatctttttttggagcaaaaagtcacatattgcaaatttagagccttaaatctgaatgtgtgctatttttagcttttcccaccctgacaatatgctttcatataaaaaatgttataaattgttataaatgcacagtaagttgtttctgtggtgttaaacatttaaacataggtTGATTGCTACCCCAAAAAAATTGTCGTCATgaagatttgataaaattatttgattttttaccccttatatcacTGAGGCATACCATGTATATGGCAGTTAACATAGCCTGATATAAACACTgcataaactcacaaaaatctcatttattatcccaaatgaaagttttatactttaaattttattgactgatagtaaataaaacagttaaatgaccatgactgcacttttgatcagttAATACTCCCATTACTGAtatcaggtgtaaaaaaggggggtcaatattcctagactcttcaataccttggatttttttattaaactcattgtaaaaattgtggaaagtctttaaaGCAGtaaaacaaacaaggaaaaatccaCAAAagctgatcttgatattgaaagtttatgtttctctagtccaaaatgagattttcaagtattttctatcaaaggcttacattacagtcagtttaaattgagctgtgaaatttgtaatatgagtcgcattatgctcagaaaggatgttttaacttcaaattgactaaggattaagaataaacaaaacaaaagatttctgatcAACCTTTTTTGCTCttcaggtgtcagaccaccaattactccctccaatttagaacgtatgtaaaagtagccctactctgacacaaaatagtgcttttgatgtccttttTGATTTAAACtgaccaacaaatttgcagaaattaaacttttggtgaaagagacatatatctagatcattttgagccaaaatttactcgtctatgagtttgcattaaaaatagaggattaatgcgctccatagtatacttattttagatttccagaaaaccgggtttttgttttggagtacctctgtttggaggtcagttattttgttagaaggctttaaaggtatggtgaaaattggcatgtagaaagctgatacatgtacaattagggatatacctggtttctataaagttaaacttaaggtaaaatatttaggaaactgtgaaaattgcaaaatttggttgaacagatagggatttttaattggtggtctgagaAATGCGGCGAAACCCAAAATTCAGAAACAATTGATTGTttggtcttaactgatcatttgaagTAATAGTAGCcatattttaatcttttttggagcaaaaagtcacatattgcaaatttagagccttaaatCTGAttgtgtgctatttttagcttttcccaccctgacaatatgctttcatataaaaaatgttataaattgttataaattcacagtaagttgtttctgtggtgttaaacattttaaCATAGGTTGATTGCTACCCCAAACAAATTGTCGTCatgaagatttgatgaaattatttgatttgtacCCGTTATATCATTGCGGCATACCATGTATATGGCAGTTAACATAGCCTGATATAAACACTgcataaactcacaaaaatctcatttattatcccaaatgaaagttttatactttaatttttattgactgatagtaaataaaacatttagtgaccatgactgcacttttgatcagttAATACTCCCATTACTGACatcaggtgtaaaaaaggggggtcaatattccttgactcttcaataccttggatttttttttattaaactcattgtaaaaattgtggaaagtctttaaagcagtagaacaaacaaggTAAAATCAACAAAagctgatcttgatattgaaagtttatgtttctCTAGTCCAAAATtcgattttcaagtattttctatcaaaggctctcattacagtcagtttaaattgagttgtgaaatttgtaatatgagTCGCATTGTGCTCAGAAAGGatgtttttaacttcaaattgactaaggattaagaataaacaaaacaaaagatttctgatcAACCTTTTTTACTCTTAAgagaaatgcggtgaaacccaaaattcagaaaacaattgatacTTTGGTCTTAACTGATTTATTGAAATTAAGTAGAcatattttaatcttttttggagcaaaaagtcacatattgcaaatttagagccttaaatctgaatgtgtgctatttttagcttttcccaccctgacaatatgctttcatataaaaaatgttataaattgttataaatgcacaggaagttgtttctgtggtgttaaacatttaaacataggtTGATTGCTACCCCAAACAAATTGTCGTCatgaagatttgatgaaattatttgatttgtacCCCTTATATCATTGAGGCATACCATGTATATGGCAGTTAACATAGCCTGATATAAACACTGCATAAACTCACAAAACTCTCATTTATTAtcccaaatgaaagttttatactttaaattttattgattgatagtaaataaaacagttaaatgaccataactgcacttttgatcagttAATACTCCCATTACTGACatcaggtgtaaaaaaggggggggtcaaTATttcttgactcttcaataccttggactTTTTTATTTAactcattttaaaaattgtggaaagtctttaaagcagtagaacaaacaaggaaaagtCAACAAAagctgatcttgatattgaaagtttatgtttctCTAGTCAAAAATGAGATTTtcttgtattttctatcaaaggctcacattacagtcagtttaaattgagctgtgaaatttgtaatatgagtcgcattatgctcagaaaggatgtttttaacttcacattgactaaggattaagaattaaaaaaacaaaagatttctgatcattttttttgctctttaggtgtcagaccaccaaatactccctccaatttagaacgtatgtaaaagtagccctactctgtcaaaaaatagtgcttttgatgtccttgtttattTAAACtgaccaacaaatttgcagaaatgaaacttttggtgaaaaagaaatatatttagatcattttgagccaaaatttacttgtctatgagtttgcattaaaaattgaggattaatgcgctccatagtatactaattttagatttccagaaaaccaggtttttgttttggagtacctctgtttggaggtcagttattttgttagaaggctttaaaggtatggtgaaaaatggcatgtagaaagctgatacatgtacaattaaggatatacctggtttctataaagttaaacttaaggtaaaatatttaggaaactgtgaaaattgcaaaatttggttgaacagatagggatttttaattggtggtctgacacttTCATACATACGGATTTTTAATCGAAATCGTAGCGAAGTTTAGCCATTATTGATATAAACTAAAATGACTAAGCACGGGAAAGAATTGTCAGACGACACCGAAGGGCTATCATAAGTTTAATTGAAAGTGGTCATAGGGCAAGCAGTGTTGTGAAAAGCTTTGAAAGCGCTAATTCCACAATTTCCTGTCTTTTAAAGCGTTGACGGATGCGTGGTAATACAGAAATTTTTTCACGAAGCGGAAGGAGAAAATTTGTCACCTAACAGGCAGAAAACACTTTGTCACGGATTGTGAAAACGTCTCTCAGTTCAACCCTAAAGGATGCCACTAAGGAATTCAACACTCGTACACCCGCTGATGTATACAGACGAACTGTTCAACTAAAGTTGCATGAATTAGCGTACACCAGACGATTTTGTCATCAGGGTTGTAAATCAAAAATAGAGAGTTGCTTATTGTATAATTAACTTCATTGGACTGTTaacaatcatttgaaaaaaaaaatatatttacagataAGATGACGAACGTGAACAAACATGAAGGTACACTGAAGATTGGAGGAAGTCAAATGACATTTGGAGACCTAAATGCTTCAAATATGTTGCACAATCGTAATATTTGGGTCTTGGGATGTATAACATATAATGAAGCTATGGTAAATGGTTATATGAACTATgtcaagtatataaaaaaaaaacactagacGATAAGTTATGGCAAGTTGTAACCAAACATTTTGGCATTGAAGAATGAAAAAGGCACAACTAAGACCACAAACGACCTGACCTGCACAATCACCCGACTTGAACCCGATCGAAAATGTCTGGTCTCTGATGACGAATAGAATACAAAATACACTTTTCCTGGTTCGTAACGTTGAAGACCTAAAGAATTACTGCGTGCCTGGTTAGAAGTGCCATTATTTTATATTCAGAGAATTTATGCGCGCCTCCCAAGTAGCTACAGACAAGTTCTAGTTCAGAGGGGTGGCATcacaaaatatcaaaagtataaaacttGTTTCgtgagttttgtttttattaaagttcattcaatattttattcttaGTGGCATCCATTAAAAAAGTTGACTCATGTATGACACTATGCTGTACATGTACAATACGTTAAGTTTATATTTACCTTTGTAAAAGAAACCTGCCTTAGCAAACATCCATATAGGTAAAACACAGTCTGATATCCAACCAATAAAAGATTGTTCCCTAATACCGTATTTCGAGTATGATCTAAACTTAGCACGTCGAGTActtctattttcatttttgataccATGTTGTCTGTGTGCATGTTGTGTGAACAGACATTGTCGTTTCTTTTCAACATTTGCTTGTTGTGGTGCACTCTGACTGTAAATCACTGTTTCGTGTGGATGAAGTATGCTTGAACCAGCACATCCATTTTGAACATAAGGTATGCTACTTTCATTATTTGATGCAGGTAAACCTTCCGACTTGCCGCTGCCATGAACTGTTGATCTTACATCTAGATCTGTATCAGTAAAAGTACTATTTGAAGTACATGTGAAACTCCTACTACATGGTTCATCAACACTACACTGTTTGATATGGCTATCAGTTTCCATCATGACATTTGAGACAAGAAAATATACTTCCTCGTATATTATTCTGTACTATTTTTATCTTCTTATACGATTGTGTttatctaaaacatataaatacgTGTATTATTCTATTCACAATATGATTATTGAATTtcgtaaacaaatttaaaaacctTCAATTGTTCACAAACTAGTAAGAGGTAGAATAGATTACCTGTCAgatacatttgaatataaattgTTTACTGATTATATAATCGTATCAAGTGACCTTTAGGGATCACATAGGATAATATGATATCTCGTTCATGTTGTATAGACACTACAATTTCCAAG
Encoded here:
- the LOC139496324 gene encoding baculoviral IAP repeat-containing protein 7-like isoform X1, with protein sequence MMETDSHIKQCSVDEPCSRSFTCTSNSTFTDTDLDVRSTVHGSGKSEGLPASNNESSIPYVQNGCAGSSILHPHETVIYSQSAPQQANVEKKRQCLFTQHAHRQHGIKNENRSTRRAKFRSYSKYGIREQSFIGWISDCVLPIWMFAKAGFFYKGFADIVACFECGIIHRRWQKDDDPVKTHIMLQPECPYIMDLIEEGIQSCEQLQRYGSCSESFEMNDASERSNNVAATCSSSSSVESPSNPRLQCKVCLVNALQITIQPCGHFAICQDCCFRLKHEHNRCPICRGPIDNTVRTYVP
- the LOC139496324 gene encoding baculoviral IAP repeat-containing protein 3-like isoform X2, whose protein sequence is MMETDSHIKQCSVDEPCSRSFTCTSNSTFTDTDLDVRSTVHGSGKSEGLPASNNESSIPYVQNGCAGSSILHPHETVIYSQSAPQQANVEKKRQCLFTQHAHRQHGIKNENRSTRRAKFRSYSKYGIREQSFIGWISDCVLPIWMFAKAGFFYKGFADIVACFECGIIHRRWQKDDDPVKTHIMLQPECPYIMDLIEEGIQSCEQLQRYGSCSEMLLKDQITLQLRVHLRAQ